Below is a genomic region from Phycobacter azelaicus.
GTGGCGAGGCGCAGCTCCTGACGCAGGGAAGCCAGCTCGCGCAGGGCCTTTGAATACTCTTCGGCCAAGTCCAATTCGTTCTGGGTGCCGAGTTCGGTGTATTTTGCCGCCGCATCAGTCGCGGCCTTCTGCGCCTTGTTGACCTCTGTCATTGCAACAATATTGCTCTTGTAGAGCTTTTGCAGGTTTTCCAGTTCGTCATTGAGCTGCGTCATGATCGTGCGGGCGCTGTCGCGGCGGCTGTGAAAGTCGGTTTGGCGGGCCTTCAGCAAAGTGCGCTCAGAGGCAAGGATCTCGCCAGAACGCTGTGCAAGCTGGGCAGGGACCTCGAACTCAAAAGCGCCGCTCATTTCCGCCTCAAGCCGGTATTGCTTGATCTCCAGGGCGTCGATCTGTTCCTGCAGCTCATCCGAAGCCGCGCGGAATTTGGTGTCCTGCAGACGCCCCAGAACCTGCCCGGCCTGAACCGTATCGCCTTGCCGGACAAAGAGTTCCGCCAAAATACCACCTTCAAGGTTCTGGACGATCTGTGCGCGAGAGGAGGAGACAACCTCGCCATCACCGCGCACGATTTCATCGACCGAGGCAAAGGCCGCCCAAGCAATAAACGTGACGACAGAGGCGGCGACCAGATAGATTATGCGCCCCGAGCCGCGTGTCTCGTCGGTAAAGTCGAAATCCGTGATCGCGGTCATTTCTTCTCTCCCGCTGCAAGATGGGCCAGAACCTGATCGCGCGGCCCGTCCACCACCATGCGGCCCGACTGCAGTATCAGGGTGCGGTTTGTGAGCGACAGGATCGGCATCCGGTGGGTTGCGATAACTGCGGTGCGCCCTTCAAGCCAGCTTTCCAGACGGCTGACCATGGTACGTTCCAGCGTCTGATCCAGCGCCGCCGTGGGTTCATCCAGCAGCACGATGGATGGGTTCTGCAGCCAAAGCCGCGCCCAGCCGATGGACTGGCGCTGGCCGATCGACAGACCGCTGCCGCCATCGGCGATCTCAAGGTCCAGCCCCTTGTGGTGACCGCGCACAAAGGCGCCGAGACCGGCAAACTCCAGAGCCTCCATCAGGCGGGTGTCGCTGCGCTCCAGCTGGCCAAGGTTCAGGTTGTCGCGCAGGGTGCCGGTCATCAGGCGCACCTCCTGGCTGAGGTAGCCGATATGGCGGCGCAGGTCGCGGGGGTCGATTTGGGCCATATCGGTGCCATCCAGCATGACGCGCCCTTTTTCAGGGGCGTAAAGACCGGAGAGAAGTTTCAGAAGCGTCGATTTTCCAGATCCATTGACGCCAAGCACAGCGACCTTCTGGCCGGGCAAAATGGCAACGGCAGGCACATCTAGTGTCGGTGCGGCATCGGCATCGTAGCGGAAGACCACTTCGCGCAGATCGAACCGCCCGGCCAGGCTGTCGCGGCGC
It encodes:
- a CDS encoding HlyD family type I secretion periplasmic adaptor subunit → MTAITDFDFTDETRGSGRIIYLVAASVVTFIAWAAFASVDEIVRGDGEVVSSSRAQIVQNLEGGILAELFVRQGDTVQAGQVLGRLQDTKFRAASDELQEQIDALEIKQYRLEAEMSGAFEFEVPAQLAQRSGEILASERTLLKARQTDFHSRRDSARTIMTQLNDELENLQKLYKSNIVAMTEVNKAQKAATDAAAKYTELGTQNELDLAEEYSKALRELASLRQELRLATDQLNRTIITAPMSGIVNSLAVTTIGGVVRPGEEIFEIIPLGEELFVEARVNPKDIASVEPGQEATIKLSAYDYTIYGALKGTVDFVSADTFEDERNPRAEPFYRVTVRVDRSGFTERQQSIEIRPGMRATAELKTGSKTVLNYLLKPLYKSREAFREP